Genomic segment of Bacteroidota bacterium:
GCGGGAACGGCGAATATTACCTATAAGGTTAACAGTGGTTGTGGCAGTCGATGACAGCATCCAAAACCTAACGGTAACTACCATGTGACCGGAGATTGTGAATCAGCAGACCCAGTCCGCTCTGTGTCAATGCCACGGCAAGTTATATGACCACGGCACATCGGGAGGAACATGGAGCAGCAGCAATAACTCGGTGGCTACGGTGAATTCAAGCACAGGAGTAGTAACGGCGGTAGGAGCAGGAACAGCGAACATTACATACACGGTAAGCGGTTGCGGCAGCACGGTCACAGCGTTCAAAGCAGTAACGGTCAATGCCAATGTGACCGCAGGTACCGTCAGCGGCACGAACCCGCTCTGTGTCAATGGTACCGCGACATATTTGAGCAACGGTACATCGGGCGGAACATGGAGCAGCAGCAATACCTCTGTAGCTACGGTGAATCCAAGCACAGGAGCAGTAACAGCGGCAGGGGCAGGAACGGCGAATATTACCTATAAGGTTAACAGTGGTTGTGGCAGTCCGGTGACAGCATCCAAAACCTTAACGGTAACTACCAATGTGACCGCAGGTACCGTCAGCGGCACCAGTCCGCTCTGTGTCAATGCCACGGCAAGTTATATGACCAGCGGCACATCGGGAGGAACATGGAGCAGCAGCAATAACTCTGTGGCTACGGTGAATTCAAGCACAGGAGTAGTAACGGCGGTAGGAGCAGGAACAGCGAACATTACATACACGGTAAGCGGTTGCGGCAGCACGGTCACAGCGTTCAAAGCAGTAACGGTCAATGCCAAACCCACCGCCGATGCAGGACCCGATAAAAACTATTCCAATGGTTCCATTCCTATTGGCGGTAGCCCTACAGCAGGGGGAGGAACTAGTCCCTATACTTATAGATGGTCACCGGCGGTTAGTTTAAGTTCTACAACAACACCCAATCCCAGCGTTACGGGTATTACAACAACTAAAATATACACAGTTACGGTAACTGATTCAAAAGGATGTACGGCAAGCTCGTCTGTTACAGTGAATTATGTTCCGGTTCCACCGGACACCTGTAAATTGTCTGTTTCTCCAAACAGCGTTTATATTAGCGATACCGGGGTTGTTAATAAATCCTTTAGTGTTGATTTGCAAGGCACAAACTGCTCATGGAGCATAGAAAATACATGTAGCACCATGGGTGTGACAGGCTTACCCGGAGGGTCCATCCTAACGGATTCTATGGTAACATACTCCGTTCCTAAAAACCCTGACACCATAGAAAGGAAATGTATTTTGAAAATTACGCTTCATTCCTCACCTCCTCAAACGTACTTTTACACGATTAATCAAAAAGCCGGTAGTGGTGGTGATGGGAAGTGCGTAGAAACGCTAAGTACTCCAAGCGTGAGTGCTAAGGAATGTTGGTTCTCGGTAACTACCGAATATCACCCTGATAGCGTTGCTTATCAGTGGTATTTTGATGGTGGAATGATAGCGAATGGTACTTCTAATAATCTTTTTGCCAATAGCGGTGACGGTGATTATTATGTGAGAATCCGGTCATTGTATGACCCCGATTGCGATGTCTATTCTTCTCCCATGCAGCGGAACTGTCCGGTTGGTATTGAAGAAACCTTTATACAAAATCTAAGTATTGTTCCCAATCCTTCCAATGGCAATTTTAAGGTAACATTTGAATCATATCAGAACTACCCCATCGAAATCAGGATATTTGACATAGTGGGGCGACTGGTTTATGAAGAACAACCGGTAAAGGCCACTGGTCTTTATTCCAGAGAAATTAACTTGGGGATAGCTGCGAAAGGTTTTTACATCTTGCAGCTAAAGGCGGGAGAGGTGATGCTGAACCGGAGGTGGTGGTACAATAGATTTTTAGCAACCTTAATCAGCGATAACTCGAAATAATACTTTGAAGGCAGCTAACATACTTATGATTCAGGGGAGAGCATTGAAACCTATCCTGTTAATTTTAACGGCGTTCTTGCTTTTATCCTCTTGCAAAAAGAGTTTAATATAGACAAGTGGTCGCCTGATTTGCTGGGACCGATTATCAAATCTACCTTAACGGCCAAGGAAGTTTGTGATTTAAAGAACAAGAAATTCACACAGCAAATTACTGCCTTGGATTTGGGTGGATTTTCAACTACTGAACCGGAGTTTGTACCGGTTATTGATACTCCATCCAAGACGAAGCCATTTAAAATTCAACTATCTGACTATTTCAGTTACGTAAAGGTAGATACTAGCGTCACTCCAGATCACCTTAATAAATAATTTTCCTATTACAATTTTAGCAGGCACAGAAATCGTTCTCCGTACCTCCTATCACACAACTGATGAATCCAATGTTGTTGTCCGGCACATAATAAGCGAAAATATTACCCCTGGTGCAAGGTATTCCCGCTCTGAGTTTATCTACAATAATAGATTGGTTACTTCAGACATCTATCTCCGCCTTGAAAACTTAAAATCTCCCGGCGGGAACGGCGTCTATTTCAAGGATGGGCCATTAGAGCTAAACTTTGATTTCAAATTTCTGAAAGTATCTAAAGTAGCCGTCCGCACCGAAAAGGAACATACCGAAATGGACACCACCGAAATACTGTTTACGGATGATGTAAAAGATTATGACAATAACGCAGCAGAGGGTACACTTCGCGTTTTTTTGACCAATGCTATGCCCATTAATTACAATTTCCAGATGTACTTTCTGGATGATTCTAGGAAAGAGCAATAGATTCTATTTCAAGTTCCGATATGTATTCCCCCGCCGGAACAACGGAATATCTCTTGGGTAATCCATTAACTTCTACCGATACATCATTTGCATTCTCATTGAATGCCAGCCGAATCAAAAAGTTGAAGGAGGCAAGGTTTGTAGCTTTTCGGTTAAAAGGAGATACAAAAGGTTTACCAGGAAGTGAGGTGTATGTGGGAGCGAATAGTAATTTACAGGTACTCATCACCGGTGATTTGAAAATCAGAATAGCGAGTTTGTTTAAATAGGCCATGCGACTAACTGCTACCATATTCCTTATTTTTTGTTTGTTGTCTTTATCGGCGCAAATAAACTCGACCGGTCAATATCAAAGTCATGTGGTCAAAGAGGGTCAAACGCTTAATTATTTGGCTAAGGAGGTCTATGGAATTACGGTGGAGGCATTGAAAAAAGCGAATCCCCAAATAAGGAACAACAAGCTTTCTTCCGGTCAGGTTTTGAACATTCCACTTCCCGAGGTAACAGAAGAGGAAGCATCTGTTAGTACTCAAAACGCCGAGCCGGACTCTAATTTCATATTGTACACCGTAAAAGAAGGAGATACATGGCAGAATTTGGCAGCGACAAAATATCACATCACAATGGGAGAATTAATGTATGCGAATCTTCCCGTTGGTGATTTATTCCCTGGGCGGGTAATTCGTGTTCCTATAAAATCAAAACCAGCACCGGAAATTGCGGCTCCTAAAATAGAAGTACCAGAAGTGAAGCCTGCGCCGGTTTCTTATCCAAAAGCATCTGCAGAGGAAACCAAGCTGCCAACAATGAATAAACCCGCTGAGGTACAGACTATTGTGTCAGACACTAATTATATCCTTCATGTCGTAAAGCCCGGAGAAACATGGGGCAGTCTTGCTTTTAGTACGTATCAAATCAATATGACCGAATTGATGAACGCGAATGATTCCATACTTATGTTAGGGGATGAAGTAGTTCCTGGACAAGTCCTTCGTATCCCTGTAAAATCAAAGCCATCGCTGGAAATTCCGGCTCCTAAAATAGAACCAGAAGAGACAAAGCCCGCACTGGCAATTAACAAAACATCCGAAGAAGAAATCAAACCTTCAATTCCAAACCCACCTGCTGAAGCGAAAGCTACGATTCCGGTTCCAGAGCTTAAACCCAAAGTAGAGATACAGGAACCTGTACCTCCAGTTTCTGTGCCTCCCGCACAAAAAAAGGAGGAGCCAGTGAATGTAGAAATTCCGAAAAAGCCCGAAGTCCCGGTTGAAACAGTTCCGAAACCTGCTTCGGTAATAATCGAGCCGATTGTGAGACAGCCTGACACTTTACCACAAGCAAAAGTTGAAGAAATAAAACCGAAAACAGTAGCTGCCGAATCAAAAGTAACCGTTAACGAAACCGCCTCTTCTGTATCTGTAATTGAAAAAAGTAAGGCCGAAACCGAGAATGCCAAAGAACCCATCAAAAAGAAAAAGGAGGTTTCGGCTAACATATATGACCCGCATATCAACG
This window contains:
- a CDS encoding LysM peptidoglycan-binding domain-containing protein; the encoded protein is MSLSAQINSTGQYQSHVVKEGQTLNYLAKEVYGITVEALKKANPQIRNNKLSSGQVLNIPLPEVTEEEASVSTQNAEPDSNFILYTVKEGDTWQNLAATKYHITMGELMYANLPVGDLFPGRVIRVPIKSKPAPEIAAPKIEVPEVKPAPVSYPKASAEETKLPTMNKPAEVQTIVSDTNYILHVVKPGETWGSLAFSTYQINMTELMNANDSILMLGDEVVPGQVLRIPVKSKPSLEIPAPKIEPEETKPALAINKTSEEEIKPSIPNPPAEAKATIPVPELKPKVEIQEPVPPVSVPPAQKKEEPVNVEIPKKPEVPVETVPKPASVIIEPIVRQPDTLPQAKVEEIKPKTVAAESKVTVNETASSVSVIEKSKAETENAKEPIKKKKEVSANIYDPHINGMDARNFPSRLGRGL
- a CDS encoding Ig-like domain-containing protein, which produces MNQQTQSALCQCHGKLYDHGTSGGTWSSSNNSVATVNSSTGVVTAVGAGTANITYTVSGCGSTVTAFKAVTVNANVTAGTVSGTNPLCVNGTATYLSNGTSGGTWSSSNTSVATVNPSTGAVTAAGAGTANITYKVNSGCGSPVTASKTLTVTTNVTAGTVSGTSPLCVNATASYMTSGTSGGTWSSSNNSVATVNSSTGVVTAVGAGTANITYTVSGCGSTVTAFKAVTVNAKPTADAGPDKNYSNGSIPIGGSPTAGGGTSPYTYRWSPAVSLSSTTTPNPSVTGITTTKIYTVTVTDSKGCTASSSVTVNYVPVPPDTCKLSVSPNSVYISDTGVVNKSFSVDLQGTNCSWSIENTCSTMGVTGLPGGSILTDSMVTYSVPKNPDTIERKCILKITLHSSPPQTYFYTINQKAGSGGDGKCVETLSTPSVSAKECWFSVTTEYHPDSVAYQWYFDGGMIANGTSNNLFANSGDGDYYVRIRSLYDPDCDVYSSPMQRNCPVGIEETFIQNLSIVPNPSNGNFKVTFESYQNYPIEIRIFDIVGRLVYEEQPVKATGLYSREINLGIAAKGFYILQLKAGEVMLNRRWWYNRFLATLISDNSK